GTCGGATTCGCCCCAGGCGTTGATCCAGCAGATGCCCGCTTCCAGTTGATGAATCACGCGGTGGGCGCGGTTCAGGTCCTTGGTCACCAGGCCTGCGGCCAGGCCGAAGTCGGTGTCGTTGGCGCGGCGGATCACTTCTTCTTCGGTCTCGTAGGTGAGGATGCTCATCACCGGGCCGAAGATTTCTTCACGCACGATCACCATGTCATCGGTGCAGTCGGTGAACACGGTCGGGGCGACATAGGCGCCTTTGGCGAAATCGCCGTCGGTCAGGCGATCGCCGCCGCACAGCAGGCGCGCGCCTTGCTCTTTGCCCTTGGCGATGTAGCCCAGCACGCTTTCCATATGGGCGAAGCTGACCAGCGGGCCGAAGTTGGTGTTGTCATCCTGCGGGTCGCCAACACGGATGCGGGCTACGCGCTCGACGATCTTGGCTTCGAATGCCGCCTGCAGGTGCTTGGGCACGAACACGCGGGTGCCGTTGGTGCAGACCTGGCCGGAGCTGTAGAAGTTGGCCATCATCGCGATGTCGGCGGCGCGATCCAGGTCGGCATCGTCGAACACGATCAGCGGCGACTTGCCGCCCAGTTCCATGGTCACTTCCTTGAGCGACGAGCTCGACGCGCTGGCCATGACTTTCTTGCCGGTATCGGTGCCGCCGGTGAACGAGACTTTCTCGATCCGCGGGTGCTCGGTCAGCCAGGTGCCGACTTCACGGCCGCTGCCGGTCAGTACGTTGAACACACCCGCTGGAACGCCGGCTTCGGTGTAGATCTCGGCCAGTTTCAGGGTGGTCAGGGAGGTGACTTCGCTCGGCTTGAAGATCATCGCGTTGCCGGCGGCCAGGGCCGGGGCGGATTTCCACAGGGCGATCTGAATCGGGTAGTTCCACGCGCCGATACCGGCGACCACGCCCAGTGGCTCGCGGCGGGTGTAGACGAACGAGGTGTCGCGCAGCGGGATCTGCTCGCCTTCGATGGCCGGCACCAGGCCAGCGTAGTACTCCAGCACGTCGGCGCCGGTGACGATGTCGACGTACTTGGTTTCGGAGAAGGCTTTACCGGTGTCCAGGGTTTCCAGTGCGGCCAGTTCATCGTTGCGCTCGCGCAGGATGTCGACGGCACGGCGCAGGATGCGCGAACGCTCCATGGCGGTCATGGCGGCCCAGATTTTCTGGCCTTTTTCAGCGCTGACCACGGCACGTTCAACGTCCTCGAACGTTGCACGTTGCACTTGGGCGAGAACTTCACCGTTAGCCGGGTTGATGGCTTCGAAGGTGGCATCGCTGCCGGCGTCGCTGTAGCCGCCGTCAATGTAGAGTTTTTGCAGGTCGAAACGGGCCATAAAGTCCTCGCAAGTGCATAAGTGGTTGGCGTTACCTGCCGACAGCGGGCCATGAGGGTGTGGCATCACTGCGTGGCAGACGTTCAGGGGTTGAGCATTTATAAGGGCTCTAACTCACCTGCTTGGCCAATTGGAAATCCATGTATTCGTAAGCGATGCGTTGCGCCTGCTCCGTGTCGAAAGCGTCTCCCGACAGGGCGCCGCGCAACCACAAACCGTCGATCAACGCCGCCAGGCCGCGGGCCGCGCTGCGTGCTTGCGGCAGCGGCAGCGCCCGGCGGAACTGGCAGCACAGGTTGGAATACAGACGTTGATCGTTGATCCGCTGCAACCTGTGCAATGACGGGTGGTGCATGCTGGCGGCCCAGAAGGCCAGCCAGGTTTTCATTGCCGGGCCATTGACCTGGCTGGCGTCGAAGTTGCCCGCGACGATCACCTGAAGGTGTGCCCGTGGGCTGTCATCCTCCAACGCAAGCCTGCGCTCGTGGACGTTCTCGATCAGCACGTTCATCAGGTAGCGCATCGTCGCGGCGATCAGGCCGTTCTTGTCCTGAAAGTAGTGACTGATGATGCCGTTCGAGACACCGGCCAGGCGGGCGATCAGCGCAATGCTGGCGTCTGCCATCCCCACTTGATCAATGGCCGTCAACGTGGCTTCGATCAACTGTTGACGGCGTATGGGTTGCATAC
The sequence above is drawn from the Pseudomonas quebecensis genome and encodes:
- the betI gene encoding transcriptional regulator BetI — protein: MPKVGMQPIRRQQLIEATLTAIDQVGMADASIALIARLAGVSNGIISHYFQDKNGLIAATMRYLMNVLIENVHERRLALEDDSPRAHLQVIVAGNFDASQVNGPAMKTWLAFWAASMHHPSLHRLQRINDQRLYSNLCCQFRRALPLPQARSAARGLAALIDGLWLRGALSGDAFDTEQAQRIAYEYMDFQLAKQVS
- the betB gene encoding betaine-aldehyde dehydrogenase; its protein translation is MARFDLQKLYIDGGYSDAGSDATFEAINPANGEVLAQVQRATFEDVERAVVSAEKGQKIWAAMTAMERSRILRRAVDILRERNDELAALETLDTGKAFSETKYVDIVTGADVLEYYAGLVPAIEGEQIPLRDTSFVYTRREPLGVVAGIGAWNYPIQIALWKSAPALAAGNAMIFKPSEVTSLTTLKLAEIYTEAGVPAGVFNVLTGSGREVGTWLTEHPRIEKVSFTGGTDTGKKVMASASSSSLKEVTMELGGKSPLIVFDDADLDRAADIAMMANFYSSGQVCTNGTRVFVPKHLQAAFEAKIVERVARIRVGDPQDDNTNFGPLVSFAHMESVLGYIAKGKEQGARLLCGGDRLTDGDFAKGAYVAPTVFTDCTDDMVIVREEIFGPVMSILTYETEEEVIRRANDTDFGLAAGLVTKDLNRAHRVIHQLEAGICWINAWGESDAKMPVGGYKQSGVGRENGISSLNNFTRIKSVQVELGDYASVF